Proteins co-encoded in one Papaver somniferum cultivar HN1 chromosome 5, ASM357369v1, whole genome shotgun sequence genomic window:
- the LOC113284220 gene encoding ataxin-7-like protein 3 gives MSDSNDENPSHTQLSSQFFGDLLDSIIVDIASECHRIARLGLDHNLEEEEEELRLSTQARDRAADPSSSGETNSKYVVDIFGQKHPAVANEIFECMNCGRSIMAGRFAPHLEKCMGKGRNARMKTTRSSTAAQNRYT, from the exons TTATCATCGCAATTTTTTGGGGACCTACTTGATTCTATAATAGTAGATATTGCATCTGAATGCCATCGGATAGCTAGGCTAGGGCTTGACCATAAcctggaggaggaagaagaagagttgaggcTATCTACTCAGGCTCGTGACAGGGCAGCTGATCCTAGCAGTAGTGGTGAAACAAACAGCAAGTATGTGGTTGATATATTTGGACAAAAGCATCCTGCAGTGGCAAATGAAATCTTTGAGTGCATGAACTGTGGAAGGTCTATAATGGCTGGGAGGTTTGCTCCTCATCTGGAGAAGTGCATGGGAAAG GGTCGAAATGCTCGCATGAAGACCACAAGAAGTAGCACTGCTGCACAGAATCGGTATACGTGA
- the LOC113284219 gene encoding exocyst complex component EXO84B-like, translating to MDTSRGFRFRDPENSDDSTSDEYSDSSIDESRLESMTGKGIKRLCSELVELKRASDGDFQRNICSNYSSFVRIFNEVGTMENEFIHLKQHVLTQRKLVKNLTDGIYRDLVSEESIETIIEESLYEEHYQPSNLEITETMDILLSEHRLDEALGILEIWIRPLKIIQSEENPPMQVLISYSSAILERKSRLVNQLALVASHPRVAAPELRKALAGLQRLGESQLATHIMLKYYHHRLLNGISSMQSSKEYLHGIYFKELAKFVFSVISQGAKSFETLHGDKSPYASEFIQWTREALEVFVIYFDKHVKSDSEINGRLSAAVAAVGISFSFCSLLEAQSITLQPCLVKLMRPCMNEVLKMHIDHFKKVVGIFTATDDWVLGKYLISGILNERALPMITGRELEYCMLTNSGRKLTSMLQGIISGVLPLIDLQMEISVLNGLMELFREYIETLVKVIPCKMNILDAGGSRVILAQALSQQVSVLANASALVDIFSITFRSIFMDNQNFGFQSENMGSRGKELDTWIVAIQQISNQLTTHFCQQFVHRFMCPDAGSRICAETYTDSQEDSELDQDFMPSSAFQVLFLEMRGLKNLVRQIFVTEVWRVEELLKELMETVFVWLSNCQDFWKAIEDKSTINVQQSRGFEQFIVDMHFLLEISRFGGFFSENMLDASMDLIYRIEPAFTYVECDPNRDVLADEWATDVANAAIKKILEYEILKSPSVAEPTVSTFLEDTESGKSIDSVREDDFSSVEDFTKLEDGITENLPKRLATYEEIQISEVTISDEAMSKIHMTDKTQLEPSRIFVEDKEKCGFENLSDSYEDARSSIEDVTEVENEVVGVNETAIINQELWQFDGITPSLEVIIDLELAKTVKLDEAPLRTFEEDFDKKQSLKSNDVEQRKENGSSSEKSEEFGSGGLAVEVLKAVILDHQMHNSAAVISKEPQGNNKYEYSEDEDEDQSFTGCLGRSKEEFGTTNAAIANPEEIETRQLPNACVVDEVSEEIGQKAELIDEEASSNSNPCNDSCTSFDGHAA from the exons ATGGATACTTCTAGAGGATTTCGCTTCAGGGATCCTGAAAACAGTGATGATAGCACATCGGATGAATATTCAGATTCTAGTATCGATGAATCTAGGCTTGAATCAATGACTGGCAAG GGGATAAAACGTCTTTGTTCAGAGCTTGTTGAGCTAAAGAGGGCATCGGATGGAGATTTTCAGAGAAATATTTGTTCGAATTATTCGTCCTTTGTCCG AATATTCAACGAGGTAGGAACCATGGAAAACGAATTCATCCATCTAAAACAACATGTTTTAACACAAAGGAAGCTAGTGAAAAACCTGACAGACGGCATTTACCGCGATCTGGTGTCAGAGGAATCAATAGAAACAATCATCGAAGAATCCTTATATGAGGAGCACTATCAACCGAGCAACTTAGAGATAACAGAAACAATGGACATACTTTTGTCAGAACATAGACTAGATGAAGCTCTGGGGATTCTGGAAATATGGATTCGGCCTCTAAAGATAATACAATCGGAAGAGAATCCTCCAATGCAGGTTTTGATCTCTTATAGTTCTGCAATACTGGAAAGGAAGTCGAGACTTGTGAATCAACTTGCCCTTGTCGCCAGTCATCCGAGAGTAGCTGCGCCAGAATTACGGAAGGCACTTGCCGGACTACAAAGACTCGGTGAAAGTCAGCTTGCAACGCATATAATGCTTAAATATTATCATCACCGTCTTCTTAATGGTATAAGTAGTATGCAGTCTTCAAAAGAATATTTGCATGGGATTTACTTTAAGGAACTCGCAAAGTTTGTTTTTTCTGTGATCTCACAAGGAGCAAAGAGTTTTGAAACTTTACACGGTGATAAATCACCATATGCTTCAGAATTTATTCAGTGGACGCGTGAAGCACTAGAAGTCTTTGTTATATATTTTGATAAGCATGTTAAGTCTGATTCTGAAATAAATGGTCGGTTGTCAGCGGCAGTAGCAGCTGTAggaatttctttctcattttgttcCCTGCTTGAAGCTCAAAGCATAACGTTGCAACCGTGCTTGGTGAAGCTAATGAGACCTTGTATGAACGAAGTTCTAAAGATGCATATTGACCATTTTAAGAAAGTTGTTGGTATTTTCACAGCAACTGATGATTGGGTACTCGGTAAATACCTTATTTCCGGAATTCTGAATGAGAGAGCCTTGCCCATGATAACTGGTCGTGAACTGGAATATTGCATGCTGACTAACAGCGGAAGGAAATTAACATCAATGCTGCAG GGTATCATTAGTGGAGTTTTGCCATTAATCGACCTTCAAATGGAGATCTCGGTTCTCAATGGACTAATGGAACTCTTCAGAGAATATATTGAGACTCTTGTTAAAGTCATCCCTTGTAAAATGAACATACTAGATGCAGGCGGTTCAAGAGTAATTTTGGCTCAAGCTTTATCCCAACAAGTTTCTGTGTTGGCAAATGCATCAGCACTTGTAGATATTTTCTCAATCACTTTCAGGAGCATATTCATGGACAATCAGAATTTCGGTTTTCAGTCAGAAAATATGGGTAGCCGCGGGAAGGAACTTGATACCTGGATAGTTGCGATTCAACAAATATCAAATCAACTCACCACTCATTTCTGCCAGCAATTTGTGCATAGATTTATGTGTCCAGATGCTGGATCAAGAATTTGTGCAGAAACTTATACTGATAGTCAAGAAGACTCCGAGTTAGATCAAGATTTTATGCCTTCTTCCGCATTCCAG GTATTGTTTCTAGAAATGAGAGGATTAAAGAATCTAGTTAGACAAATCTTTGTTACTGAAGTTTGGCGGGTTGAGGAGCTATTGAAAGAACTGATGGAGACTGTTTTTGTTTGGCTTTCAAATTGCCAAGATTTTTGGAAAGCCATTGAGGATAAATCGACTATCAATGTCCAACAATCTCGAGGTTTCGAGCAG TTTATTGTGGACATGCACTTTCTGTTGGAAATCTCAAGGTTTGGAGGGTTCTTTTCTGAAAACATGCTTGATGCTTCCATGGATCTAATATATCGCATTGAACCAGCATTTACTTATGTAGAATGTGATCCTAACAG GGATGTACTTGCAGACGAATGGGCTACAGATGTTGCTAATGCGGCTATCAAGAAAATATTGGAGTATGAGATATTAAAGTCTCCATCCGTAGCAGAACCTACAGTATCTACTTTTTTAGAGGATACAGAGAGTGGGAAGTCAATCGATTCTGTCAGGGAAGATGATTTTAGTTCTGTTGAAGATTTTACAAAGTTGGAAGATGGAATAACAGAGAATTTACCAAAACGTTTGGCAACATATGAAGAAATTCAAATATCAGAAGTTACCATATCCGATGAAGCTATGAGCAAGATACACATGACTGACAAAACTCAGTTGGAACCTTCAAGGATTTTTGTGGAGGACAAGGAGAAGTGTGGGTTTGAGAATTTAAGTGACTCTTATGAAGATGCTAGAAGTTCAATAGAAGATGTTACGGAGGTGGAAAATGAAGTAGTTGGAGTAAATGAAACTGCCATAATAAACCAAGAGCTTTGGCAATTTGATGGCATAACCCCTTCTCTTGAAGTCATCATCGATCTAGAGTTGGCAAAAACAGTAAAGTTAGACGAAGCACCATTAAGGACTTTTGAAGAAGATTTTGACAAAAAACAGTCTTTGAAGTCAAATGATGTAGAGCAGAGGAAGGAAAATGGATCTTCATCGGAAAAGTCTGAGGAGTTCGGCAGTGGCGGACTAGCAGTTGAGGTGTTAAAAGCTGTCATACTGGATCATCAAATGCATAATTCAGCAGCAGTTATTTCTAAGGAACCCCAAGGTAACAACAAATATGAATATTCTGAAGACGAGGATGAGGATCAAAGTTTTACTGGATGTCTTGGAAGGTCCAAAGAAGAATTTGGGACTACAAATGCAGCCATTGCAAATCCAGAGGAGATTGAAACAAGGCAATTGCCAAATGCTTGTGTAGTTGACGAGGTGTCTGAGGAAATAGGGCAAAAGGCAGAGTTGATTGACGAGGAGGCTAGTAGTAATAGTAACCCATGTAATGATTCTTGTACCTCATTTGACGGGCATGCTGCATAA